DNA sequence from the Gouania willdenowi chromosome 21, fGouWil2.1, whole genome shotgun sequence genome:
AggagacaacactaaagtcgactagtctgttcaacccctagtacatacacacacagtatagCTAACTGTCCTCATATTTTCTCAGAGTCTCTCCTGGGCCTCATCTGGACCAGTTTGGTCCGATCGGTTCACCTCACTGTGGAGTCTggtaaggtgtgtgtgtgcgtgcgtgtgtgtttgtgtttcttttttttttaactttatttgtcAATTTCACCATAATTATAAACAGTActgtattttttacattatgtaATACACTATTCCATTCCCCCTCCCCAGGCTCTcaaagaaaaagggtaaaaaaggacagaatttttttaaatgacaatgtttataaaaaaacaGTAGATAGTCAATTACACATCAAAAGAAAAGAGTTCTATAGTTGTGATGGTGATAGTTTATATCTACGCATTTCCAAAGGTAGAAAAGAAAGCACCTCCTTCAACCACTGAGAAAATGATGAGGCTCTGCTTGATTTCCtattaaataatattagttCAATGTAAAGTGGAGAATGCTACAGTATTTGCCTGAAATCATTTTACCTGTGATGTTGTTATTCCATAAATAACTGTTCTAAAATCAGGGGTTAGATCTTTACCACAAATATGAGACAATACCTGAAACGTATTTCTCCAGTAATTGTCCAAACAAGGACAGGACCAAAGCATATGACCTTCAGAGGTCAGGCTATGACCTCATCAGGCTGGATCTACTCCTGGGAAAATTATTGCCAATCTTTCTTTTGTATAACGAAGGTGATTAAAGTGAATGAAACCATGGTGGATGCAGAGAGAGGAGGTATATATGTGGGTCAAACAGGACTTAGTTTTCTCCCACAGTATAGGTTTTGTTTGTTCAGTTTATACAGTACAAATATACGCTTCCTGTCAAAAGAGTCCAACTCCAGAATTTCATCAACTTAATTCTTAGATGTTAAataaggaaaagaagaaaacatgGTCCTTGTGAAGCTGCGTATTTGCAAGTATCTGAACATATGTGACCCCAGAATATCATGATCTATAATTAAAGCATCAAATGATCTAAACCCATCGTTTGAAAACAGCTGAAGAACAAACTTCAAGCCTTTGTTTTTCCAAATCTGAAATACTTTATCAGAAattgatggtaaaaaaaatgggTTGCAAGATATTTTGAAAATCCTACTCAGTTCTCAGAGGGAGAAATGTTTTATAAACTGTAACCATATCCTAAGAAAGGTCTGTGCAACTGGATtggttatttatatttttatgattatgaataaatgttgcttttaaactatttgtttgtgtttctttgtgtgtgtggaggtcTCTGATAACGGTCGGCTCCTAAAGCTGTGGTTTTCGGCCTTGAGGCTCCACGTACATCACTTATGTTGGGTCCGGGCTCTTGttgctgtgggggcggggccagTAGATCCCAACACCACCCCCCTACCCCCGACCCACACACTTACATCAGTTTAAGTCTGAGCTCTGCTGTGACGTTCACCTCAGACTGAGGGGGAAACCCCCATGATGCACCTTACCTTTCACACACTGACTGTGTTACCAGGAGAGAAGGACTGTGTTCaccctgtgtgtctgtgtctgtgtgtgtgtgtgtctgtgtgtgtgtgtgtgtgtgtgtgtctgtcaggGGGCAATAAGAAGGAACGTCAGGGCTGTGAGGTTCTTTCTCTGATGCTTCAGACTCTACAGAACATCGTCTCCTCTGAAGCTCTACCTGCTCACAGAACACTggtcagaacacacacacacacacacactaatgtgagactgggatggggtcaattacatttttaaactacaattacatcttcaattatccatgttccaTTGCaacttaattatgattatggtgaccaaagttttttccaattaaaattatatattttttcctcctcaatcattaaagtttaattacaattaatcacaattactgagcctttaataatcAACCCTTATTAAACCAAACCTTCCTcttctgttagctttctgttagcatctctaatacTAACagctcagtttgacccatgtgtTTAATACACTAATAATTATGATCAATCATCTAATGAGTTTCTCAACTATTGGTTATgttgttaggtttcctaatcaattaatatattggttttaatatttttgctgtgggcatttgagccttttttatATCACTGTAcccatagatttatatattttatttaaatggtaaaattatcctaaagagaagtgacaggtaaacttactgtcaacatattttaataatcattAACTATTTATCTgtgagacatagaactgtaacatggttcatcaggtttgtgtttaattacattgtaaatgaatgaatgtttttatagaattatctgaaatcaaatgcaattatttatacaacagtaacagatttttttcaaatacaattgtcatcattgtaattatttaccaattacgtgattataataaaaattgaCCCTAGCCCTGATGTTAAACTCTACTTCCTGTTCTTTATCAGCTCATCTGTGAGATCACCGTGAAGGGAATTCCTCCCAGAATCCTCGGCTCCGCCTCCTACCAAGTGGGGAAGATGGACATGTTTAATGTGAgcccgtcacacacacacacacacacacacacacacacacacacacacctgttgtTTCTGATCTATTTATTCAAAAGgagtttgtgtatgtgttttaaaacatttattgtttttacatgttttatatattctgtgattaaataaatgtgcctaTTTGTCCAGGGGACGCCGgctctcttcctcctcctcctcctcttcaacAGCAGCATGCTGCCTGTGTACATGGAGGACGAGCGGTGAGTGACTGATGGCGTTAGAGCTCCCTCTGTCCTGTTCTCTGATTGGTCCACTTTTTGCTCCACAGATTCTTCTTCTGCCTtcagactctgattggctgtggcCTGTCAGGACCCGCCTCCCCGCTGGCCTTCGCTGAGGCCGTGCTCAGCGCCTTGGGCCGCAGAGCGAGCTCTTTGCCCAATAAGGAGCTGGTGTGGAGGACGTGGAGCGCCGTGGTCGACCCGCTGACTGACACCATCACCCAGGTCAGACCGCCGCCTCTGATTGGACGAGCAACTCAACAGGAAGTCGGTGACCATGatcactgacacacactcaaATAAGCCTGAATCTTTCCTCAGAGAAAACAATGAGCACGTTTCTGTTCCACTTTAACCCGTCCTctacccatcatgctttgcagCAAtacaagatggccgccctgaCTCTTTTACTGTAAATAAGGCTCGACTTAAATAAGACtttggctgtgttgtaaatgtcacactaacgtactagaCACGACAAACTCTGAGTATATATTtgttcatttcatgtcatttcatcTAATGTTCAGGAAATCCCATGCActttagtttaaaaacaatgtagACCCAAATGTTGAATTATTTCACCATTAggctctgtgtcttataattatttattaattgtgtgtgtgtgtgtgtgtgtgtcagtctaATGAGGTGAACCAGGGTGATGCTCTGGAGCATAACTTCAGCTGTGTTCTGATGGCGTTGATACTTCCTGTTTCTCACCTTCTGACGGAGGACGCGCTCTCTCTGGTAAACCAATCActgaaggtgtgtgtgttggtcTAAAGGTGAGTCTAAagctgctgtgtttgtgtgtaggcTTCTCAAAGGTCCATGCTGTCCTCATGGTCAAAGCTGTACCGTGTGTTTGCTCGCTGCTCGTCTCTGGTTCCCACGGCTGAGGAGAACGCCTGCTGTGAGCAGCTCAGCGCTAAGATGTTGGTGTTAGTGGACCAGCAGGCTCTGAGGGtgagtgacctctgacctcaccCTGTGAACCATTCAGTGGctcactgtgtgcgtgtgtgtgtgtgtagcttccTGTGGCGGCACTGGGCATCTCCAACATGCTGCAGGTGATGGTGGAGTGTGTGGACTTTTCTCCTTTCACTCCTCACTTCCAACACAAACTCAAATGTAAGAACTTCCTGTTCTCATCGTTAGCTAATGGTTAGCTGTTTCAGGGCCcaatcctttcagatcctttcaacccATAcacgtagactacgtcacttccttcactcagcATCAttacgacagagctgctgggacgtgatatttgaatataAACTGACCATACGGCGTTTGTTAAATGTgttaatagtacacatttaaatatgtgactgtttaactgtggttttaaatgttaataaaaaaaagaaaatggataaaaacacaatacacaacattgacaatcaaaaaccaaacggaaaataagattaaaaaaaaaacaaaataaaagaagttggaattcactcaaagcataaattgtttttaaatagcagggtttcaaccttttaaatagttcaCATACTGCTATTTGCACATGCGTTggaaggatctgaaaggattgAGCACTGACGGGCTGGTTGTTAGCTCATCGTCACCCTTGTCCCACCCCTCCTGCAGCTCCTCACACTCCCAGTCACTGGACCCGCAGGAGGAACCGGGCCCTGGGGAACCTGACCTCCTTCCAGCTGCTGCTTCTCCAGAGTCTGGAGGTCCACCTCCACCACCCCCACGTAGCGTCAGAGGCCACTGCCTCCGCCCTCATCTCCGTTCTTTCCACCCTTTTCTCCAACCTGGTCCTGGCCGACGCCGTCCGCGAGGCGCTGAGCGCTCTGGTCCAGCCGCTGGTGCTCCTCTATGGGCAGGAGGTTGCCCCCCAGGGCCACAGCAAGGTACCAACTGTCAGTCACCACTTAGAAACCCACTGGTAATCGGTCTAACACCGGCAGAAACACTCATCAGTGAGCTGCAGCTAACTAGTTAAACTATTTACATTTGTCTTTATGGGTTAAACCTGGTTATTACAATCTaatgtttctattggctgagaataagATTCTGTGATGTCAGTCATTGGACCATTGTGCGTCACTGTtcgccccgcccctcctataaaaatcgtcacctgtggactctacaatctgtgtGAGTAGTTTGGACTAAGAATAATGAATATAGAGAGAtcgtgagtattgagtagctagttagcgtaGCATAATCAaagcgttttctttttttttttttttttttaatttccagccTAGAGGCCTGTCAGacaaacctcagggtttagttattttgtaaatgtctgtttgttgcagttttatgtttttattgtttttgtgtaatttagtttacttttgtttttgttttttatgttgttttttttgtctctcttGGTATTTTTTGTGTAGTAATTTcatggttttgtatttttttttgtgccactCTGTaacgtgtgtgttttctgaaagGAAGCTAACGCTCTGGTGTACGTGTTGTGTATCTCTGTGTGTAGCTGGAGAAGCTTCTGTGTGACCTGCTGGGCTGTCTCCAAACTCGTACGTCTCTAGCGTTTGATGGTGACCTGCTGGCTCTGCTCTGCCCCCTGCTGTGTGTTCTGTTtcctcacaaacacaaaccattcaGAACGACCGTTGCGAGCTTCTGGAACGCCTCCTTTGCCAACACGCTGACCCTGACCTACCCAGAGGAGCTCAGGTAGAGACAATCAACGCTAACGCACAGTGTCACACGTGCACACGTCTGacctcctcctctctgtgcCCAGGCCTGTGCTGAGTCAGGTCAAACAGGCCACGCCCATCATCCTCCCTGGGTTCGAGGCGCTCGAGGTTTCTGAGGACATCCAAGGACACGCCTCAGTGAGTGATATATCTACTCATGTACacgtaagtcatacataaaataaaaaagtagctcaattaaatagtacccTATCTAAAAGTTACTACTGTAATTTCAGAACTATAAGCCACTACTTTTttaaccctgcggcttaaacaatgactcagctaaattgtggatttttcttggttttataagcttcatgcctcaacaaaattgagctccgtcacattagatcaggtggaacaatgaaattattaacattaaatcatTGTTGCTCGCACAGAATCATTCTGATAACTCATTTTGTTATGATTCACACTGTCGTCATAGCAATGATGCAGAAAAATGTTGTCAGAGTGCTGCAGCATGCATGCAGAAAAAAATCAGTCAGtttgtaatataaatataaacagcataaagttgttaaattaCAGCGTTAGGTTTGTTGAGGATAACCtgtgctctggactctgaggctgatggagacgcttccATAAGGAGGACGAACAGACGGAGCAGTCTCCTGTATACAGGATGTTCTGATCTCTGATCCGCCTCCAGTAAAAGTCAGTTTGTAATAGTTATGGCATCAGAACaatatcataatgaatgaactcttgcagggtttttcatgaatgcacatgctttgtttcacagttgtatttcagattcacaaatgcacacgatctatttcgcaaatgtatattttatgcaaacttgtaatataaattttgaaatgcacacgctctaccacaaataataatttgaggCACACtagtttattgttggtaataaatcttggtacgggtcccttacatacagtaaacatctgatgtagaaacttaaaaaagaagagaccaaatctaccacaattgtaacttaatttattttccacaaaggcatctgtagaaaagaaaaggtttgtcaaaatgtacaattattttttaaataaaataacaccaatgaattcatcaaaataaaataaattctcaggttctaagtatagatacatttatgaactctaaaacagaaaataacctctattcaatgatgttttggtgacgtgcattacgtttaatctgattggtcggctatgatgtcatgcatttgagtgttgtctggtcatttaagtGTCTCAATGTctattgatcatttttaaacaaaaaataataatttactcagtaacgggtgggtgtagaaatgtaataaattactttacttcttttaaaacatacttaaggaACAAGTccctataaaagcaactcaattatggTAGCGTGAGTCCtggtaatctattactttcacctctggttcaGTGATTGTTTGCTGAGCTGTGCACGTGCTCACACTTTGTCGTGTTTGTGTGCAGAGTGAGAGCTCTCAGATGGAAACCAGGATCAGTGGGATCTCTATCTGCTCCAAGAACCGTGGCGTTAGCCTCCTCAGCAGTGTTACCAGCGTTAGCAACACGCCAAAAGTCTCGGTAATTCCTCCCTCCTCCTCGTGAACCCTCAGCAGACCCTAAACCAGCTCTGTGTGCTGTGCTCTCAGATGAAGCTGGACTTTGGTTCTCCTAAAGCTCCTCGTAATGATCTGGATGACGAGGCCACCGTGGACTTCGTCTTCATTCCTCCTGAGAACAAAGAACGAGTCCTGACGGAGCATCAGAAGGAGATGAAGAGGACCAAGAGGTCCAATAGACCCAGGACATGCATCAGTACCAGCACCATAACCACCagctcattgtgtgtgtgtctgttgtgtgtGACAGGGTGGACATCCCCGTCATGTACAACAACCTGGATGCGTCTCTGGACTCCTCAGTGTTCACTGGGTTCACTCAGAGTCAGGAGGACTCAGGGTAAGACCTGCTCACATCCCCCTCACCTTAAATGTAACATCATCTGATCTAATCCAACCTTTGACCCACAGAGACACACACCCAGAAGaaccagaaaaacacacagaggaaCCAGACTGTGCTCCTGCTCAGGTAACCATTCCaaattcaaatgttttcaaTATTTCACTTTTGACCTTAAAGTTAtcttttactgtttttacaaatctggtctagaatcttctaaatgtccttattagtagatctatgtctaataaaacacatcataTTCATTTCTGTGCCTTTtataaataggactactttacagttttagagcctgtgttcctccatcttgaaatcatgtgattgatgatgtcacacggccccactgcctgtaaacatccattgttttctattggagtgaaacattcagcctgatttttacataatttagtaacttttttggtcactttgaatcattgtgctgcttttggttgctctaaaaaaactaggaaaagtttttaaaaaaccctgatcaatttttttttagttcattatttttttttaattaattgcaattatcgCGGTAAAGTCTCAGCCCTAATATAGACAAATGCAAAAAGCAAATTCAGGGATTTTGGGAGGTGCGTTTAGGTTTCGGTGTAGGGCAGAGCTACATGACGCAGTAGCATGATTGAGGCTTTACTGGTGTGATCTTTGTCTCTTCCTTCAGGTTCCTCCTGCAGAGTCCGAAGTCGTCACCAAAGAAGCTCCAGACGATGAAAATCCATCAGAACAGAATGAAAGCCACGAACCAGAGGAGGTCATTCCACAGTCTGCAGATGtttcagtagaagaagaaaccaAGAGCGAGGACCAAACTCAAGATGTGGACATGGAGTCCAAAGAAGATTCTAGTGCCAACATGTCCACCTCCTCAGATCTGGTCTCTGGTACTCCACAGAAACCCAACAGTCGTCGACAGTCCTTCATCACCCTGGAGAAGTACAGTGAGGGCCAGTCTCACAGTCCTGCTGATGGGTCCTCCTTCACCGGTCCCCTTGTCAAGACGTCTTCTTCCAATCAACACTCGGTTAATGACGTGTTACCTGCTTCTCAGATCCAATCCAGTCCAGACTCCCAGTCCACACCAAACCCCCTCCCAGAGTCCATGCCAAACACCTCTGAACTGAATGTCCTCCCAGAGTCCCCAAGACGGCCTAAGGAATCCAGAACCCAAACAGAGCCCGTGAAACTGACGGAGAGACTTTCCAGTGACACAACCGAGGAGGAAGACGTGATACCAGATACTCAAACCGAAGGAGAATCCAGGATGAGCTCAGGAACAACACCCATGTTGGAGGTGGTCCAGTTCTCCAGCCAGGAAGATGACTCTGATGCAGGGCTTGATAATTCCCAGTCCTCCCAGAGCCAAACGTCTCCGGATGAGCCTCGGAGATCTGGACGAAGCCGAATCAGACCTCAAATCCCTGGAGAGGACCCACAGGAACGGGAATCCAAATACAACCTGCTCAAAAAGAGACGTTCCCGTGAACTGGTTTTGACTGAGGCTTCCTCGCCCACTTCAGCGAGTAGCAGACCCAACACCAGGAGCAAGCAGGCGGCAGAGAAAAGCTACAACCGCTTAAAAACCAGATCCCAGCACGGCACCATTGACCCCAGACCAAACAACTCTCGGGGAAGaccaggaaggaagcccaaacTGTTCAGTCAATCAGAAGATTTCCTCACCAAGACAGAACGTAAAAGGAAGAGCATCAGTGATCAGGACACGGATAGTCAACCAGAGACTGACAACAAACGCAAATCATGGAAGAAAAGGGAGACGTATGAAGTCAGAGACCAGAGTGAGAAAGAATCAGACTATGAAGGAGTTCCCACACATtctaaaaaccacaacaaagacTCTAAGAAGTCCACAGAAAGAACATCTCCATCGAGGAAGGAGCCACAGGACACAAGGACCCCAGCAGACCAGGTCGTGAACAGTCCACTGGAAACCACAAAGACCGACCTCAACCAGGACACCCAGGAGGTCACACACGTCTCTGCTGACGCTCAGTCGCTACGACGGTACAGAAAGAGCAAGACGACAGACTCTGAGAACACGACCAAGACCGTGGATCCAACAGGACGACTGAGTCACACCAACTCTCCAGCATCTCCACTACCAGGAAGGACCAGGAGGAGTAAAATTCTCGAGGAGACAACCACATCCACGCCTGGGGACTCTCAGGCTTTGGACATGTTTGGATCAGAGTCGTCCCAGGGCAAGACCAGATACTCCAAACAAAGGTCCACCCAGGAACACGTCCCAAGCCTTGAGTCCTCTGGATCCCAGTCCTCTCAGACCAAAGAAGGTGTTGTtggcaaaaaaagaggaagGAAGCCTCGAGCATCTCTACAAAGTCCTCTGACCTTTGAGTCCACGGAGCAGAAGAAAAATCAGACTGTAGCAAATGATCAGAAAGAAGAAACACAAATCATTAAAGAAACATGTGGAACTGTTCCAGAGGATGAGTCTCAAAGCCAAGATCTGCAAAGCCCGGAATCGGTCCAGGTTTCAGAAGATCCTCCCAAGGAAGATTTAGAAGTTCCTACAGAGAGTGAAGAAAGGATGGAAACGGATATTCAAACAAACAGTGACGGTGCTTTATTAGAAGAAAGAGAAGCTTCAGCTGTGGAAGAGTCCACGTCTGAGACCAATGAGGAGCGTATCCAGGAGGAGGTTCTGGGTGACTCATGTCCTCCTGCTGAGAAACCGGAGGTCCTAGCATCAGTCGTCCTTGAAGAAGATCCAAAGCAAAGTGAGATGGAGAACTATGCTCCTCCTCCAGTGGAGACCTCCTCCAGTGAGGGGCTGGTACCTCTGCAGGGGACCAACCAAGACCTGGAACTTTCAGATAACCAGGGTGAACCCAGAGGTCCTAAGGGGGAAGAGGTGGAAGCTGCTCAGCATGAAGGTCTCTGTGAGGCTACGCCCTCACACATCATCCCTCTGGACTCTCCCATGAAGCAGAAGGACCTGGAGGCGGTCCTGGCCACAGATGTTGGGCTGAGCCCCGGGGGGAGCCGAACCAGGGGGGCGTGGTCTCCCTCTGCCTCACCCTCCACCAGCATTCTGAAGAAAGGCCAGAAGAGGGTGTCAGAGGCCGAGACCCCATCGCCTCTCGTTAAAGTTAGTGACCGCACATCAAAGTCATCGAACGtagatctatatatatatatatatatatatatatatatatatgtatatatatatgatctATGATCTATGGGTGGTTTCTGACTCATTGTTTCCTCTCCAGTCCAGGAGGGTTTCCTTTGCCAACCCCATTCAACACCAGGAAGTGGCCGACAACATCGACCGTCGCAGCCCAGCTGTGAGGACCGCCTCCCCCCGCCGCTCCAAAGGAACCGTGCAGCAGAAGGTAGGAGGAGCCTggagtgacctttgaccctggggacacacaatgacaaacacaacaacaaagtctagaatacaaataaagttacacacaaaataacccaGAACAACACAAGTAGCATCTGAagtaataaaagaataataatacataaaataaaaactatagatcTCTTCCTAAATGAACAGATCTATAGTTTGTATGTCTATGATCTATAGTTCCTATCGCtaacatgttgttgttttgcagcTCGTCACTACTCCCATTAAGGGGGTCTTGGGTCTCAGTCCTAGAACGCTGAACAGTCCAGGATTTAAGAGCTCCAAGAAATGTCTGGTAGGAACATCTACTTTCATCttctttctcctcttcctcacagAGCTGCTCTAACTGAATCGTGCTCTTTGTCCTCCTCAGATCTCTGAGATGATTCGTGAAACTCGTCCCGTGTCCTCGGACTGTATCTACCCTGCCCTGTTGGGATGCTCTGCCCCCGTGGAGGCGGTGCTTCCTCAGATCTCCTCCACCATGTGGTGAGTAGAGGACGTTACATCATCATGTTTTTACCTATGGTACAAATAGTGACTGAGGTGCTGCTCCTCAGGTGTAGGGGCGTTGGTCAGCTGATCAGAGCTAAGAACATCAGGACGGTGGGTGATCTGAGCGCGCTCACACCGTCTGACATCAGAACTCTGCCCATTCGCTCCCCAAAGCTGTCCAACGTCAGGAAGGCTCTGAGGACCTATGAGCAGCAGGTGATTCACCGCTAACATTAAGCTCCGCCTTCACacacccaacctggcaacacagaaaaacaggcgggaaaatgaaatttaatttctaaactggaacatcacatttttttaaaaatcacaccACACATTTACACTGTTCTTCACCTGG
Encoded proteins:
- the rif1 gene encoding telomere-associated protein RIF1 isoform X1, with translation MMASSCPQSGSSLLPLLDTLEDATATQSEQTDAYLTIANRLSGDEGRHFLPVVEKHFPRLGKSILGHVSSVSSELSQAALQALGFCVFHSHVATALSDDFAAEILSVLCSLVVKSSDKNTCTRALWVISKQSFSADVVALKVSSILGTLESVWSRDDVQSVVMEHEAVNVVIRLLEQVPAQMEHGAGLWSRLLVPLVVHSASKVRLRAAAALELGLAQLLRRQAEVAAVIEPMMSTKLIPELQKLFVSKNESNVLKLWPLLVKLLGKLLHRGGPFINSLLHLEELGFRSSSPSIKKIAFLAWKSLIDNFALNPDILCSPKRMKLLLQPLVSIHVRTEALLLTKVEVWWYLVVTLGPNLPSHFDQVCVPLLQNTICYDPVTATTPSRSNNSVNGGATPTTPRTGFSPSSSSGVTPSFSSIQLLGLEMLLHFLLGPEVVSSAAKNQLELSLEPLNHLLVSGAPSFTKHASVLVSHIRDGFINVGRAAPESLLGLIWTSLVRSVHLTVESGGNKKERQGCEVLSLMLQTLQNIVSSEALPAHRTLLICEITVKGIPPRILGSASYQVGKMDMFNGTPALFLLLLLFNSSMLPVYMEDERFFFCLQTLIGCGLSGPASPLAFAEAVLSALGRRASSLPNKELVWRTWSAVVDPLTDTITQSNEVNQGDALEHNFSCVLMALILPVSHLLTEDALSLASQRSMLSSWSKLYRVFARCSSLVPTAEENACCEQLSAKMLVLVDQQALRLPVAALGISNMLQVMVECVDFSPFTPHFQHKLKSPHTPSHWTRRRNRALGNLTSFQLLLLQSLEVHLHHPHVASEATASALISVLSTLFSNLVLADAVREALSALVQPLVLLYGQEVAPQGHSKLEKLLCDLLGCLQTRTSLAFDGDLLALLCPLLCVLFPHKHKPFRTTVASFWNASFANTLTLTYPEELRPVLSQVKQATPIILPGFEALEVSEDIQGHASVSDISTHVHSESSQMETRISGISICSKNRGVSLLSSVTSVSNTPKVSMKLDFGSPKAPRNDLDDEATVDFVFIPPENKERVLTEHQKEMKRTKRVDIPVMYNNLDASLDSSVFTGFTQSQEDSGDTHPEEPEKHTEEPDCAPAQVPPAESEVVTKEAPDDENPSEQNESHEPEEVIPQSADVSVEEETKSEDQTQDVDMESKEDSSANMSTSSDLVSGTPQKPNSRRQSFITLEKYSEGQSHSPADGSSFTGPLVKTSSSNQHSVNDVLPASQIQSSPDSQSTPNPLPESMPNTSELNVLPESPRRPKESRTQTEPVKLTERLSSDTTEEEDVIPDTQTEGESRMSSGTTPMLEVVQFSSQEDDSDAGLDNSQSSQSQTSPDEPRRSGRSRIRPQIPGEDPQERESKYNLLKKRRSRELVLTEASSPTSASSRPNTRSKQAAEKSYNRLKTRSQHGTIDPRPNNSRGRPGRKPKLFSQSEDFLTKTERKRKSISDQDTDSQPETDNKRKSWKKRETYEVRDQSEKESDYEGVPTHSKNHNKDSKKSTERTSPSRKEPQDTRTPADQVVNSPLETTKTDLNQDTQEVTHVSADAQSLRRYRKSKTTDSENTTKTVDPTGRLSHTNSPASPLPGRTRRSKILEETTTSTPGDSQALDMFGSESSQGKTRYSKQRSTQEHVPSLESSGSQSSQTKEGVVGKKRGRKPRASLQSPLTFESTEQKKNQTVANDQKEETQIIKETCGTVPEDESQSQDLQSPESVQVSEDPPKEDLEVPTESEERMETDIQTNSDGALLEEREASAVEESTSETNEERIQEEVLGDSCPPAEKPEVLASVVLEEDPKQSEMENYAPPPVETSSSEGLVPLQGTNQDLELSDNQGEPRGPKGEEVEAAQHEGLCEATPSHIIPLDSPMKQKDLEAVLATDVGLSPGGSRTRGAWSPSASPSTSILKKGQKRVSEAETPSPLVKSRRVSFANPIQHQEVADNIDRRSPAVRTASPRRSKGTVQQKLVTTPIKGVLGLSPRTLNSPGFKSSKKCLISEMIRETRPVSSDCIYPALLGCSAPVEAVLPQISSTMWCRGVGQLIRAKNIRTVGDLSALTPSDIRTLPIRSPKLSNVRKALRTYEQQRKGRGVGDELRSLDEMERMTSELEERNAPQPVGEALASALEDENISDNHTTNADGERPVEEGARSVEGAEPVEEGALSVGVLPELEALSYRLTSNQLSLCSPLQLVDVHDQLGTLMRRVVVELQSRLPNATL